Proteins found in one Candidatus Nitrosopelagicus brevis genomic segment:
- a CDS encoding 30S ribosomal protein S17, with translation MTRNIGIKVKAPKEEPKEGDKKNPFNGTLPVRGKLFEGKVVKSRGKDTVVLQKEANVYFSKFKRYGRSTSRIHAHVPSNLQVNEGDTVIAAECRPIAKSVSFVVVEVKE, from the coding sequence ATGACCAGAAATATTGGAATTAAAGTAAAAGCACCTAAAGAAGAACCAAAAGAAGGGGATAAGAAAAATCCATTTAACGGTACACTTCCTGTACGTGGAAAATTATTTGAAGGTAAAGTTGTAAAGTCAAGAGGAAAGGATACAGTTGTACTTCAAAAAGAAGCTAATGTTTACTTTAGTAAATTCAAGAGATATGGAAGAAGTACCAGTAGAATTCATGCACACGTGCCATCAAACTTACAAGTTAATGAAGGTGACACAGTTATTGCTGCAGAATGTAGACCAATAGCAAAATCTGTATCCTTTGTTGTAGTGGAGGTTAAAGAGTAA
- a CDS encoding ribonuclease P protein component 1, producing the protein MNLVTKSEFDLIGQEVVISDSKNKEIVGIKGKITMETKNMFVINTENGKKNIPKNICQLSNNDGIIETDSTKLNKRPYERLEMLA; encoded by the coding sequence ATGAACCTAGTTACAAAATCTGAGTTTGATCTAATTGGACAAGAAGTAGTAATATCTGATTCAAAAAATAAAGAAATCGTTGGAATTAAAGGAAAAATTACTATGGAGACAAAAAATATGTTTGTGATTAATACAGAGAACGGAAAGAAAAATATTCCAAAGAACATATGCCAATTAAGCAATAATGATGGAATAATTGAAACTGATTCAACCAAATTAAACAAAAGACCATACGAAAGATTGGAGATGTTAGCATGA
- the rpmC gene encoding 50S ribosomal protein L29, with protein sequence MAMLKMKSIRELNEKDLRDRIVQMKTELSKLKTEDAKGTLRKETGKIRKVKKEVARLMTRLNEVKKE encoded by the coding sequence ATGGCCATGCTAAAAATGAAATCAATCAGAGAATTGAATGAAAAAGACTTGAGAGATAGGATAGTGCAAATGAAAACAGAATTATCAAAATTAAAGACTGAAGATGCAAAAGGAACACTCAGAAAAGAAACTGGGAAAATTAGAAAGGTCAAAAAAGAGGTTGCAAGACTAATGACAAGACTAAACGAGGTAAAGAAAGAATGA
- a CDS encoding 30S ribosomal protein S3: MSAVKNVIKDNYNMVLLKDYLRSKIKDAGFSNAEVSKTPTGTRVVLHVTRPGIVIGRKGTGIKDLTEKLESDFGLKNPQIAVEEITKPELSPEVMCNRMASHLERGTAFRRATMWTIQQIMEGGAMGVEITISGKLRGDRSAFEKHSQGILPRAGHHADVIVSEDIAHVETPMGLIGVRIRIAKKEKLIPEFEMKGKTQAQKDEEIRIKKEADEALAKAQSESEIIKIEEEKMKEMPDTLEDEEEKMK; the protein is encoded by the coding sequence ATGTCTGCAGTAAAGAATGTCATCAAAGATAATTACAACATGGTATTGTTGAAAGATTACTTAAGATCAAAAATTAAAGATGCAGGATTTTCTAATGCAGAAGTTTCAAAAACACCTACCGGAACAAGAGTTGTCTTACATGTGACTAGACCAGGAATTGTAATTGGTAGAAAAGGAACAGGAATTAAAGATTTAACTGAAAAATTAGAATCAGACTTTGGACTAAAGAATCCACAGATTGCTGTTGAAGAGATTACAAAACCAGAATTATCTCCTGAAGTAATGTGTAACAGAATGGCATCACATCTTGAAAGAGGAACAGCATTTAGACGTGCCACCATGTGGACAATTCAACAGATTATGGAAGGAGGTGCAATGGGAGTAGAGATTACAATTTCAGGAAAATTAAGAGGCGATAGATCTGCATTTGAAAAACATTCACAAGGAATCTTGCCAAGAGCAGGACATCATGCAGATGTAATAGTATCTGAAGATATTGCACACGTAGAAACTCCTATGGGATTAATTGGAGTAAGAATTAGAATTGCTAAAAAAGAAAAATTGATTCCAGAATTTGAGATGAAAGGTAAAACACAGGCACAAAAAGATGAAGAAATTAGAATAAAGAAAGAAGCAGATGAAGCACTTGCAAAAGCACAATCAGAATCAGAAATAATTAAAATTGAAGAAGAAAAGATGAAAGAAATGCCAGATACACTAGAAGATGAAGAGGAGAAGATGAAATAA
- a CDS encoding 50S ribosomal protein L22 has translation MARYSYAFQGFDATKHVRASIREKKISHKHARETAKAIKGLTLEKARDYMLSVIAKERAIPFARFKNQVGHRSDPGMMSGRYPEKTAGEFLKLLDNLESNAEYKGMDMDRLKIINATSHKGVAIKRFIPRAQGRATDKNDILTHVELVAQEF, from the coding sequence ATGGCAAGATACAGTTACGCGTTTCAAGGTTTTGATGCAACAAAGCATGTTAGAGCTTCAATTCGTGAAAAAAAGATTTCACATAAACATGCAAGGGAAACAGCAAAAGCAATCAAAGGATTAACACTTGAAAAAGCCAGAGATTACATGTTAAGCGTAATTGCAAAAGAAAGAGCCATACCATTTGCAAGATTTAAGAATCAAGTAGGACATAGAAGTGATCCTGGAATGATGTCTGGAAGATATCCAGAAAAAACAGCAGGTGAATTTTTGAAATTATTAGATAATCTAGAATCAAATGCAGAATACAAAGGAATGGATATGGATAGATTAAAAATAATCAATGCAACGTCACACAAAGGTGTTGCAATCAAGAGATTTATTCCAAGAGCACAAGGTCGTGCAACAGATAAGAATGACATCTTAACACATGTGGAATTGGTGGCACAGGAGTTTTAG
- a CDS encoding 30S ribosomal protein S19 — translation MVKVVNSFKGKTTEELQKLPNDELFALLNSRQRRSLKRGLSDNKKKLIAEIKEAKEGKNKNPIKTHQRDLIILPYMIGTTINVFDGKEFKPIGIGAEMVGHYIGEYAITNKRVNHGAPGVGASRSSLYVPLK, via the coding sequence ATGGTCAAAGTAGTAAATAGCTTTAAAGGAAAAACAACAGAAGAGTTACAAAAACTTCCTAATGATGAATTGTTTGCATTGTTAAATTCAAGACAAAGAAGATCATTGAAGAGAGGACTTTCAGATAACAAAAAGAAATTGATTGCAGAAATTAAAGAAGCAAAAGAAGGAAAGAATAAAAATCCAATTAAAACACATCAAAGAGATCTAATAATTTTACCGTACATGATAGGAACAACAATCAACGTCTTTGACGGAAAAGAATTCAAACCAATAGGAATTGGCGCAGAGATGGTTGGACATTACATAGGAGAATACGCAATTACAAACAAGAGAGTGAATCATGGAGCCCCAGGAGTTGGAGCATCAAGATCTAGTTTGTATGTACCACTAAAGTGA
- a CDS encoding 50S ribosomal protein L23 translates to MNVETATKIILRPYITEKTYALVENESKICFLVEKEATKPQIAEAVQTLYNEGVLKVDTARTVYGKKAFVKLTSTDKARDLANKIGMM, encoded by the coding sequence ATGAATGTAGAAACAGCAACAAAAATTATCTTAAGACCATACATTACAGAAAAGACGTATGCACTAGTTGAAAATGAATCAAAAATCTGCTTTTTAGTTGAAAAAGAAGCAACAAAACCTCAGATTGCAGAGGCTGTCCAAACGCTGTATAATGAAGGCGTACTAAAAGTGGATACTGCAAGAACCGTTTATGGAAAAAAGGCATTTGTTAAATTAACATCTACAGACAAAGCAAGAGACTTGGCAAACAAGATAGGAATGATGTGA
- the rplD gene encoding 50S ribosomal protein L4: protein MKRDVLTISGKKDGDIELPNVFETEVNRTLIHKAYINLESHGFQKHSTKPTAGMEVVADSNDPPTGRGVARIAKIKGGGGGRAGQAGEVASTRGGRQAHPPKANKVIYKKLNKKENKLALCSALAATTSKELVENRGHKVEGIESLPLIISDDIEKISKTSELIKIIEDLKITQDTDRLKNRKRRTGKVALRGRVSKVGKSALFVVSKSDNISKAAASIPGIDVCDAKNLSVLNLAPGGTLIRLTVFTKKAIEEIAEIKSRHLELMVTLK from the coding sequence ATGAAAAGAGATGTTTTAACCATTAGCGGTAAAAAAGATGGAGACATTGAACTTCCAAATGTTTTTGAGACAGAAGTAAATCGTACACTAATTCACAAAGCATACATTAACTTAGAATCACATGGATTCCAAAAACATTCTACAAAACCTACAGCAGGTATGGAAGTAGTTGCCGACTCAAATGATCCACCAACTGGTAGAGGTGTTGCAAGAATTGCTAAGATCAAAGGAGGAGGAGGAGGACGTGCAGGACAAGCTGGAGAAGTAGCATCAACCAGAGGAGGACGTCAAGCACATCCACCAAAAGCTAACAAAGTAATTTATAAAAAATTGAATAAAAAAGAGAATAAACTTGCATTATGTTCAGCACTGGCTGCAACAACTTCAAAAGAATTGGTTGAAAATAGAGGCCACAAAGTAGAAGGAATAGAATCACTCCCACTAATCATTTCAGATGATATTGAGAAAATTTCAAAGACATCAGAATTGATCAAAATTATAGAAGATTTGAAAATTACACAAGATACAGACAGATTAAAGAATAGAAAAAGAAGAACCGGTAAAGTTGCATTAAGAGGAAGAGTTTCCAAAGTGGGAAAAAGTGCATTGTTTGTAGTATCAAAATCAGACAATATTTCAAAAGCAGCTGCATCAATTCCAGGAATTGATGTATGTGATGCAAAGAACCTAAGTGTTCTAAATTTAGCTCCAGGAGGAACTTTGATTAGATTAACAGTATTCACAAAGAAGGCAATTGAAGAGATTGCAGAAATTAAATCACGACATCTAGAATTAATGGTGACTTTGAAATGA
- a CDS encoding 50S ribosomal protein L3, with product MGHRKRSQPRRGSLAYSPRIRAKSMEARVRAWPKVAGDEPRLLAHAGYKAGCVQIVSIDDREHTPSHGKQLVTLGTVIATPPITIVGIRGYSIDTNHTRNAEFDSFAKDLPKNVQNNLKIKTEGTPLDEAEKHLKKIKEIFAIVTTTPVDVNLEMKKPYIFEVKVEGGDIPKQFAFTKDLLGKTVKVDQVFESGTYVDTAAITKGKGWQGVIYRWGAKRKQHKSRKTVREIGSLGPISPQSVMYTVPRAGQTGFHQRVEYDKRIMIMSNTEKEEYKINPDGGFKHFGNVTGDFIIVKGSVPGTYRRLIKLRKQIRNEPKKVVKPNVLEVVI from the coding sequence ATGGGACATAGAAAACGTAGTCAACCAAGAAGAGGAAGTCTAGCATATTCACCTAGAATACGTGCAAAAAGTATGGAAGCACGAGTTCGAGCATGGCCAAAAGTAGCAGGTGATGAACCAAGATTACTTGCACATGCAGGATACAAGGCAGGATGTGTTCAAATAGTTAGCATAGATGACAGAGAACATACACCAAGTCATGGAAAACAACTAGTTACACTTGGAACTGTGATTGCTACACCACCAATTACCATAGTAGGAATTAGAGGATATTCTATAGATACCAACCATACAAGAAATGCAGAATTTGATTCATTTGCTAAAGATTTACCAAAAAATGTACAAAATAATTTAAAAATCAAAACAGAAGGAACACCACTTGATGAAGCAGAAAAACATCTGAAAAAAATTAAAGAGATTTTTGCAATAGTAACAACAACTCCTGTGGATGTCAATCTAGAAATGAAAAAGCCTTACATCTTCGAAGTCAAAGTAGAAGGAGGAGACATACCAAAACAATTTGCATTTACTAAAGATCTTTTAGGAAAAACAGTCAAGGTAGACCAAGTATTTGAAAGTGGAACATATGTGGATACTGCAGCAATCACAAAAGGAAAAGGATGGCAAGGAGTAATTTACAGATGGGGCGCAAAAAGAAAACAACACAAATCAAGAAAAACAGTTAGAGAAATTGGTTCACTAGGTCCAATCTCACCACAAAGTGTCATGTATACAGTTCCAAGAGCAGGACAAACAGGATTTCATCAAAGAGTCGAGTATGATAAAAGAATAATGATAATGAGTAACACTGAGAAAGAAGAATACAAAATAAATCCTGACGGAGGATTCAAACATTTTGGAAACGTTACAGGAGATTTCATAATTGTGAAAGGTTCAGTTCCAGGAACATATAGAAGATTAATCAAACTTAGAAAACAAATTAGAAACGAACCAAAGAAGGTAGTCAAGCCAAACGTACTGGAGGTTGTAATTTAA